A region of Nostoc sp. 'Peltigera membranacea cyanobiont' N6 DNA encodes the following proteins:
- a CDS encoding SDR family NAD(P)-dependent oxidoreductase, whose product MKNQKWNAENIPSQKGRVAIVTGSSSGIGYETARVLANKQASVIIAVRNLDKGNKALAKILQQNQDADVKVMQLDLANLASVKNFAENFQKNYLRLDLLINNAGVMIPPYSKTTDGFELQFGTNHLGHFALTGQLLQLLIGTEGSRIVNLSSSGHIMGKIDFDDLNWEKRSYAKWKAYGDSKLANLYFTYELDRKLKDNGIDILVTASHPGWTATELQRTWGIMEYLSSIFAQDITMGALPTLRAAIEADLKGAEHFGPNGFMTMRGYPIKAETNKLSKDKAIAKKLWVVSEKLTGVKFEFKKKISSSSG is encoded by the coding sequence ATGAAAAATCAAAAATGGAACGCGGAAAATATTCCGAGTCAAAAAGGAAGAGTAGCAATTGTAACGGGTTCGAGTAGCGGCATCGGTTATGAAACAGCGCGGGTTTTAGCTAATAAACAAGCGTCTGTAATCATTGCGGTTCGGAATTTGGACAAAGGAAACAAGGCATTGGCAAAAATTCTTCAACAGAATCAAGATGCTGACGTAAAGGTGATGCAACTTGATTTGGCGAATTTAGCATCAGTTAAAAATTTCGCTGAAAACTTTCAGAAAAATTATTTGCGTCTGGATTTACTGATTAATAATGCGGGTGTGATGATTCCGCCGTATTCAAAAACGACGGACGGTTTTGAATTGCAGTTCGGCACTAATCATCTCGGACATTTTGCTTTGACGGGACAGCTTTTGCAACTTTTGATCGGCACCGAAGGCTCACGAATTGTCAATCTTTCGAGCAGCGGACATATTATGGGCAAGATAGATTTCGATGATTTGAATTGGGAAAAAAGAAGTTATGCCAAATGGAAAGCCTACGGCGACAGCAAACTTGCCAACCTTTATTTTACCTACGAACTCGACCGAAAACTAAAAGATAATGGTATCGACATACTTGTAACCGCCTCGCATCCTGGGTGGACGGCAACGGAATTGCAGAGAACTTGGGGCATTATGGAATATCTCAGCAGCATCTTTGCTCAAGATATCACGATGGGCGCATTACCAACCCTGCGGGCGGCAATCGAAGCAGACTTGAAAGGCGCGGAACATTTCGGCCCCAATGGGTTTATGACGATGCGCGGCTATCCAATAAAAGCCGAAACGAACAAATTATCCAAAGACAAAGCGATCGCCAAAAAACTATGGGTTGTATCGGAAAAACTAACCGGTGTGAAATTTGAATTTAAGAAAAAGATTTCCTCATCTTCGGGTTGA
- a CDS encoding cytochrome P450, with protein sequence MTAVLQFLPTDSQFLLSPFSWFAKMRREAPVFYDTEHQCWMVFRYDDVARVLSEWKTFSSKVPQPPEQKDFTQSLASSDPPKHKSLRSIVQKVFTENRVEALAPRISELTHELLEQMKQHKQVDLVHAFAIPLPIIVIAEILGIPFQDREDFKRWSDGIMAKDQTAIKDMADYFRQLLNERRDHLGNDLISDLITAYEGGEKLTAQELVDFCMILLVAGNETTTNLITNSIWCLHEYPDENQRLLNNLSLLPTAIEEVLRYGSPITYLQRYTQVETKIGDQIIPQGQLVRAWIISANRDEVQFENGDRFIIDREPNKHLAFGNGIHFCLGAPLARLEAKIALKALLEEFPNLRVDSTQTLKPIPTVLVHGLESLSVLL encoded by the coding sequence ATGACTGCCGTTTTACAATTCTTACCGACCGATTCACAATTCCTACTCAGTCCTTTTTCTTGGTTCGCTAAAATGCGTCGGGAAGCGCCTGTTTTCTACGACACAGAGCATCAATGTTGGATGGTGTTTCGCTATGATGATGTGGCACGGGTATTAAGCGAATGGAAAACCTTTTCATCTAAAGTGCCGCAACCCCCCGAACAAAAAGATTTCACTCAGTCTTTAGCCTCCAGCGATCCACCTAAACATAAATCACTGCGCTCAATAGTACAAAAGGTGTTTACTGAAAATCGAGTTGAAGCATTGGCTCCTCGGATTAGCGAACTTACTCACGAGTTGTTGGAGCAAATGAAGCAACACAAACAAGTCGATTTAGTACATGCTTTCGCAATTCCTCTGCCGATAATCGTGATTGCAGAAATTCTCGGTATACCCTTTCAAGACCGGGAAGATTTCAAGCGCTGGTCAGATGGGATCATGGCTAAAGATCAAACTGCTATTAAAGATATGGCTGACTATTTCCGCCAATTACTGAATGAGCGGCGCGATCATCTGGGCAACGACCTGATCAGCGATTTAATTACGGCTTATGAAGGGGGAGAAAAGTTGACCGCACAAGAACTCGTTGATTTTTGCATGATCCTCTTGGTAGCTGGGAATGAGACTACAACTAATTTAATTACAAATAGCATTTGGTGTCTGCATGAGTATCCCGATGAAAACCAACGATTACTGAATAACTTGTCTCTATTACCGACGGCAATTGAGGAAGTACTGCGTTATGGTTCCCCGATTACTTACTTACAACGATACACCCAAGTAGAAACCAAAATTGGAGACCAGATAATTCCTCAAGGGCAACTTGTGCGGGCGTGGATAATTTCTGCCAATCGAGATGAAGTTCAGTTTGAGAATGGCGATCGCTTCATTATTGATCGAGAACCTAATAAACATCTTGCCTTTGGTAATGGAATTCATTTCTGTTTGGGCGCACCTTTAGCTCGACTAGAAGCCAAGATTGCGCTGAAAGCTTTGCTGGAAGAATTTCCTAATCTTCGCGTTGACTCAACCCAGACTCTTAAACCAATTCCAACAGTGTTGGTGCATGGACTGGAAAGCTTGAGTGTTCTGTTATAG